One region of Populus trichocarpa isolate Nisqually-1 chromosome 4, P.trichocarpa_v4.1, whole genome shotgun sequence genomic DNA includes:
- the LOC18098357 gene encoding chloride channel protein CLC-c, with translation MEDYSNREKNDLEIDDDKEHSVSMLREPFLVRNRKNNTSQIAIVGANTCPIESLDYEIAENELLKQDWRSRKKAEIFQYVVLKWTLALLIGLGTGLVGFFNNLAIENIAGFKLLVTNNLMLKEMYYQAFATYAGCNVVLAIAAAALCAYVAPAAAGSGIPEVKAYLNGVDAPSILAPATLFVKIFGSIFGVAAGFVVGKEGPMVHTGACIASFLGQGGSRKYHLTWKWLRYFKNDRDRRDLITCGSAAGVAAAFRAPVGGVLFALEEAASWWRSALLWRTFFTTAVVAVVLRSLIEFCRTGKCGLFGQGGLIMFDVNSTKATYSTPDLLAVMFLGVIGGVFGSFYNYCVDKVLRTYSIINERGPSFKILLVIVISLLTSCCSYGLPWLSQCIPCPPHLAEQCPTESRSGNFKNFQCPPNHYNNLASLFFNTNDDAIRILFTSGSEKEFDLSTLLVFFVAIFCLGIVTYGIAVPSGLFIPVILAGASYGRLVGTLLGPLSNLDVGLFALLGAASFLGGTMRMTVSLCVILLELTNDLLMLPLMMLVLLISKSVADIFNKGVYDQIMKIKGLPYMETHAEPYMRHLIASDVVSGPLVSFSGVEKVGNILHVLRVTRHNGFPVIDEPPYSDAPELCGLVLRSHLLVLLKGKKFTKQRVKTGSDIVRGFKAHDFAKAGSGKGVKLEDLEITEEEMEMYIDLHPIANTSPYTVVESMSLAKAAVLFRELGLRHLCVVSKTPGMPPIVGILTRHDFTPEHVLGLYPHIKPHK, from the exons ATGGAGGATTATAGTAATAGAGAAAAGAATGATTTAGAGATAGATGATGATAAGGAACACAGTGTGTCAATGTTGAGAGAGCCATTTCTTGTTAGGAATAGAAAGAACAATACTTCACAGATTGCCATTGTTGGTGCTAATACCTGCCCCATCGAAAGCCTTGATTATGA GATTGCTGAGAATGAACTTTTGAAACAGGACTGGAGATCTCGAAAGAAGGCTGAGATATTTCAGTATGTTGTCCTCAAGTGGACACTTGCTCTCCTCATTGGGTTAGGTACAGGGCTTGTCGGCTTTTTCAATAACCTTGCCATTGAGAATATAGCTGGTTTCAAACTTCTGGTGACAAACAATCTCATGCTTAAGGAGAT GTACTATCAGGCATTTGCAACTTATGCTGGTTGCAATGTGGTTTTGGCTATTGCTGCTGCAGCCTTATGTGCTTATGTTGCTCCTGCGGCAGCAGGATCTGGTATACCAGAGGTTAAAGCATACCTCAATGGTGTAGATGCTCCTTCTATTTTGGCACCTGCTACCCTTTTTGTAAAG ATATTTGGGTCCATATTTGGGGTTGCTGCTGGATTTGTTGTTGGCAAAGAAGGACCCATGGTGCATACTGGTGCTTGCATAGCCTCCTTTCTTGGACAGGGAGGTTCTCGTAAGTATCATTTGACATGGAAATGGCTGAGATACTTCAAAAATGATCGAGACCGGCGAGATTTGATCACATGTGGTTCTGCTGCTGGTGTAGCAGCTGCCTTCCGTGCTCCTGTTGGCGGGGTCTTATTTGCCCTTGAAGAAGCTGCTTCCTG GTGGAGGAGTGCCCTTCTTTGGAGGACATTCTTCACAACAGCTGTAGTAGCAGTTGTATTGAGAAGTCTCATAGAATTTTGCCGAACTGGAAAATGTGGGCTGTTTGGACAAGGAGGTCTGATCATGTTTGATGTAAATTCGACAAAAGCTACTTACAGTACCCCAGATCTACTAGCAGTTATGTTCCTTGGAGTGATAGGAGGTGTTTTTGGAAGCTTTTACAACTATTGTGTTGACAAGGTCCTTCGCACTTACAGCATCATCAATGA GAGAGGTCCTTCGTTTAAGATCCTGCTTGTTATTGTCATTTCCCTGCTGACCTCTTGTTGCTCCTACGGCCTCCCATGGCTTTCACAGTGCATTCCCTGTCCCCCTCACCTGGCTGAGCAATGCCCCACTGAAAGTCGCTCTGGAAACTTCAAGAATTTCCAGTGTCCACCAAACCACTATAACAATCTTGCTTCCCTCTTTTTCAACACCAATGATGATGCCATCCGCATCTTATTCACTTCTGGCAGCGAAAAAGAATTTGACCTCTCCACCCTTCTGGTTTTCTTCGTTGCTATTTTCTGCCTTGGCATTGTTACTTATGGCATTGCTGTTCCCTCTGGGCTCTTCATCCCAGTCATTCTTGCTGGGGCCTCTTATGGCCGTCTTGTTGGAACACTGCTCGGTCCCCTTTCTAATCTTGATGTGGGTCTCTTTGCCCTTCTTGGAGCTGCCTCCTTCCTTGGTGGCACCATGAGAATGACAGTTTCTCTTTGTGTCATACTTCTCGAACTGACTAATGATCTGCTTATGCTTCCATTAATGATGCTAGTGCTCCTCATTTCAAAATCTGTGGCTGATATTTTCAATAAGGGTGTTTATgatcaaattatgaaaattaaaggaTTGCCTTATATGGAAACCCATGCAGAACCATACATGAGACACCTTATTGCAAGTGATGTTGTTTCTGGTCCATTAGTTTCATTCTCTGGGGTTGAAAAGGTAGGGAACATATTACATGTCCTGAGAGTAACAAGGCATAATGGATTTCCTGTGATTGACGAGCCGCCTTATTCAGATGCTCCAGAATTATGTGGGCTTGTCTTGAGGTCTCATCTGCTCGTGTTGCTTAAAGGAAAGAAATTTACAAAGCAGAGAGTAAAGACAGGATCAGATATTGTGAGGGGTTTCAAGGCACATGACTTTGCAAAGGCTGGATCGGGCAAAGGGGTGAAGCTGGAAGATTTGGAGATCACAGAGGAGGAGATGGAGATGTATATTGATCTCCATCCTATTGCTAACACATCTCCATACACCGTGGTTGAATCCATGTCTCTAGCTAAAGCTGCTGTTCTCTTTCGCGAACTTGGCCTTAGACACTTGTGTGTGGTGTCGAAGACGCCAGGG ATGCCTCCTATTGTTGGAATCTTGACTCGGCACGACTTCACCCCGGAGCATGTACTGGGGCTTTACCCACATATTAAACCCCACAAGTAG
- the LOC18098356 gene encoding RNA pseudouridine synthase 3, mitochondrial isoform X1 — protein MWRQRVLVSSGVRLYSRVAPQVVRVTAKNVAKLGSPKEGPKPRQLLSLPPFPGFPLPGKKSLNACHVTAISWVKYYFDEIQDSVIQSHFNKSLVQIECPSSSDSVEMEGLGKPMRKIKPSDVMEVGARIHIPVSVAETAISKRFDTIPSGTLYPNADEIEYLQRLVKYKDSALLVLNKPPKVPVKGNMPIHNSMDALAAAALSYGYDEGPKLVHRLDRESSGLLLMGRTKESIAHLQLLFSYINKARSKCQAWNDACEATYQRYWALVIGSPKDKEGLISARLSKVLLDDGKTERVVLAQHSSLEPSRDAVTEYRVLGPTINGCSWIELRPLTSRKHQLRVHCAEALGTPIVGDYKYGWFVHRRWKQMPRVDIEPSSGKPYKLRWPEGVDIQKGSVLAKVPLLHLHCRELVLPNIAKFLDVLDGKSENVHPALSTRPDLLRFVASMPSHMKISWNLMSSFLV, from the exons AAGAGTTGCGCCTCAAGTTGTCAGAGTGACAGCCAAGAATGTAGCCAAACTGGGTTCTCCAAAAGAGGGGCCAAAACCTCGTCAGCTCCTGTCCTTGCCCCCGTTTCCAGGTTTTCCTTTACCTGGAAAGAAGTCTCTTAATGCTTGTCATGTCACTGCTATCAGCTGGGTCAAATATTATTTCGATGAAATCCAAGATTCTGTCATTCAGTCTCATTTTAACAAGTCCCTT GTTCAAATAGAGTGCCCCAGTTCTAGTGACTCTGTTGAAATGGAAGGGCTTGGAAAACCCATGAGAAAG ATTAAGCCAAGTGATGTCATGGAAGTTGGGGCGAGAATTCATATTCCTGTATCAGTTGCTGAGACTGCAATTTCCAAGAGGTTTGATACCATACCAAGTGGAACTTTGTACCCAAATGCTGATGAGATAGAGTATTTGCAAAGGCTTGTCAAGTACAAG GACTCTGCTCTCCTTGTGCTAAATAAGCCGCCAAAGGTTCCAGTCAAG GGAAACATGCCAATTCACAATAGCATGGATGCATTGGCAGCTGCAGCTTTGTCTTATGGTTATGATGAGGGTCCTAAATTG GTGCACCGACTTGACAGAGAGAGCAGTGGCCTCCTCTTAATGGGTCGAACAAAAGAAAGTATAGCTCATCTCCAGTTGTTATTTAGTTACATAAATAAAGCACGATCCAAGTGTCAG GCGTGGAATGACGCATGTGAGGCAACATATCAACGATACTGGGCATTGGTCATAGGCTCTCCAAAGGACAAGGAAGGCTTAATTAGTGCACGTCTTTCAAAG GTGCTTCTTGATGATGGGAAGACAGAGAGAGTTGTTTTGGCCCAGCATTCAAGTTTGGAACCGTCCCGAGACGCTGTAACTGAATATCGAGTCTTAGGTCCTACAATAAATGGATGCTCATGGATCGAATTGCGTCCACTTACTAGTCGAAAGCATCAG CTCCGTGTCCATTGTGCGGAAGCTCTCGGAACTCCAATTGTTGGTGATTACAAGTATGGGTGGTTTGTGCACCGGAGGTGGAAGCAAATGCCAAGAGTTGATATTGAACCATCTTCCGGGAAACCATACAAGTTGCGGTGGCCAGAAGGTGTGGATATTCAAAAGGGAAGTGTCCTGGCAAAAGTCCCCTTATTGCATCTCCATTGCAGGGAACTCGTGCTCCCAAACATTGCAAAATTCCTTGATGTTTTGGATGGGAAATCAGAAAATGTGCATCCTGCACTTAGCACTAGACCAGACCTTCTAAGGTTTGTGGCATCGATGCCTTCCCACATGAAAATTAGCTGGAATCTCATGTCCTCCTTCTTGGTATAA
- the LOC18098356 gene encoding RNA pseudouridine synthase 3, mitochondrial isoform X2, which yields MWRQRVLVSSGVRLYSRVAPQVVRVTAKNVAKLGSPKEGPKPRQLLSLPPFPGFPLPGKKSLNACHVTAISWVKYYFDEIQDSVIQSHFNKSLVQIECPSSSDSVEMEGLGKPMRKIKPSDVMEVGARIHIPVSVAETAISKRFDTIPSGTLYPNADEIEYLQRLVKYKDSALLVLNKPPKVPVKVHRLDRESSGLLLMGRTKESIAHLQLLFSYINKARSKCQAWNDACEATYQRYWALVIGSPKDKEGLISARLSKVLLDDGKTERVVLAQHSSLEPSRDAVTEYRVLGPTINGCSWIELRPLTSRKHQLRVHCAEALGTPIVGDYKYGWFVHRRWKQMPRVDIEPSSGKPYKLRWPEGVDIQKGSVLAKVPLLHLHCRELVLPNIAKFLDVLDGKSENVHPALSTRPDLLRFVASMPSHMKISWNLMSSFLV from the exons AAGAGTTGCGCCTCAAGTTGTCAGAGTGACAGCCAAGAATGTAGCCAAACTGGGTTCTCCAAAAGAGGGGCCAAAACCTCGTCAGCTCCTGTCCTTGCCCCCGTTTCCAGGTTTTCCTTTACCTGGAAAGAAGTCTCTTAATGCTTGTCATGTCACTGCTATCAGCTGGGTCAAATATTATTTCGATGAAATCCAAGATTCTGTCATTCAGTCTCATTTTAACAAGTCCCTT GTTCAAATAGAGTGCCCCAGTTCTAGTGACTCTGTTGAAATGGAAGGGCTTGGAAAACCCATGAGAAAG ATTAAGCCAAGTGATGTCATGGAAGTTGGGGCGAGAATTCATATTCCTGTATCAGTTGCTGAGACTGCAATTTCCAAGAGGTTTGATACCATACCAAGTGGAACTTTGTACCCAAATGCTGATGAGATAGAGTATTTGCAAAGGCTTGTCAAGTACAAG GACTCTGCTCTCCTTGTGCTAAATAAGCCGCCAAAGGTTCCAGTCAAG GTGCACCGACTTGACAGAGAGAGCAGTGGCCTCCTCTTAATGGGTCGAACAAAAGAAAGTATAGCTCATCTCCAGTTGTTATTTAGTTACATAAATAAAGCACGATCCAAGTGTCAG GCGTGGAATGACGCATGTGAGGCAACATATCAACGATACTGGGCATTGGTCATAGGCTCTCCAAAGGACAAGGAAGGCTTAATTAGTGCACGTCTTTCAAAG GTGCTTCTTGATGATGGGAAGACAGAGAGAGTTGTTTTGGCCCAGCATTCAAGTTTGGAACCGTCCCGAGACGCTGTAACTGAATATCGAGTCTTAGGTCCTACAATAAATGGATGCTCATGGATCGAATTGCGTCCACTTACTAGTCGAAAGCATCAG CTCCGTGTCCATTGTGCGGAAGCTCTCGGAACTCCAATTGTTGGTGATTACAAGTATGGGTGGTTTGTGCACCGGAGGTGGAAGCAAATGCCAAGAGTTGATATTGAACCATCTTCCGGGAAACCATACAAGTTGCGGTGGCCAGAAGGTGTGGATATTCAAAAGGGAAGTGTCCTGGCAAAAGTCCCCTTATTGCATCTCCATTGCAGGGAACTCGTGCTCCCAAACATTGCAAAATTCCTTGATGTTTTGGATGGGAAATCAGAAAATGTGCATCCTGCACTTAGCACTAGACCAGACCTTCTAAGGTTTGTGGCATCGATGCCTTCCCACATGAAAATTAGCTGGAATCTCATGTCCTCCTTCTTGGTATAA